A region of Anopheles merus strain MAF chromosome 2R, AmerM5.1, whole genome shotgun sequence DNA encodes the following proteins:
- the LOC121590150 gene encoding odorant receptor 83a, with protein MNHELAKLYGGPSILTVAKDDTGTVTDVRAGVHLPDQNGTKGGSMLRPTSEDDQTLLINFRLLERVLRLMAVWPMDFNPYLPRYLRGRFFLSELFDFGYQLFWYFICVHIAAFHIMSVLTVDLSYDELFLTLITTSIYSILVPLSLYLRLYESNIRQLYEFSQRHFRKRSAAGVHYVSISSSYRFTNRYQFWWIASCLLGTMHWAIYPILSQERTLPFPCWYPVDVHQSPMYELAYIFQVLGQLQVSLVFGLASALFMVFVFVVCTQFDMLCCSLSNVRQSAMILNGGYGPELREYQDTYELDTRDYVLQEVFREDLDTVQGTKTASRLDQLSPTQSYLMELAPELTCVMEDCIQHHLILLRFCQLLENCYHPYVLLKLLQILLLLCFLSFMATVESLSTMKLINVLEYFMLSMTELYLYCFLGQTLKNQGLKVGDALWKSPWHLCGASYRRRLLIILMNAQRPVRLTGLKLYELNLETYYTVLKAAFSYYTIIKKFR; from the exons TCACCGATGTACGAGCTGGCGTACATCTTCCAGA TCAAAACGGCACCAAGGGCGGCAGCATGCTGCGACCGACCAGTGAGGACGACCAGACGCTGCTGATAAACTTCCGCCTGCTCGAGCGCGTGCTGCGGCTCATGGCGGTGTGGCCGATGGATTTCAATCCCTACCTGCCGCGGTACCTGCGCGgccgcttcttcctctccgAGCTGTTCGATTTCGGCTACCAGCTGTTCTGGTACTTCATCTGCGTGCACATCGCGGCCTTTCACATCATGTCGGTGCTGACGGTCGACCTTAGCTACGACGAGCTGTTCCTCACGCTGATCACTACCAGCATCTACTCGATCCTGGTGCCGCTGAGCCTGTATCTGCGCCTGTACGAAAGCAACATCCGGCAGCTGTACGAGTTTAGCCAGCGCCATTTCCGCAAACGTTCGGCCGCCGGTGTGCACTACGTATCGATCAGCTCCAGCTACCGGTTTACCAACCGGTACCAGTTCTGGTGGATCGCCTCCTGCCTGCTCGGCACGATGCACTGGGCGATCTATCCGATACTGTCGCAGGAGCGTACGCTACCGTTTCCCTGCTGGTACCCGGTGGACGTGCATCAGTCACCGATGTACGAGCTGGCGTACATCTTCCAGGTACTGGGGCAGCTGCAGGTCAGCCTGGTGTTTGGGTTGGCCAGTGCCCTGTTCatggtgtttgtgtttgtggtgtgcaCGCAGTTCGATATGCTGTGTTGCAGCCTCTCGAATGTGCGCCAGTCGGCCATGATACTGAACGGTGGATATGGGCCGGAGCTGCGCGAGTATCAAGACACCTATGAGCTCGATACGCGCGACTACGTCCTGCAGGAAGTGTTCCGCGAAGATCTGGATACGGTGCAAGGCACCAAAACGGCCTCCAGGCTAGATCAGCTGAGTCCCACTCAAAGCTATCTGATGGAACTTGCCCCTGAATTGACCTGCGTGATGGAGGACTGCATTCAACATCATCTGATATTGCTGCGCTTCTGtcagctgctcgaaaactgctaccATCCTTACGTTCTGCTGAAGTTGCTTCAAATTCTACTGCTTCTTTGCTTTCTCTCCTTCATGGCAACGGTG GAAAGTTTGTCGACGATGAAGTTAATTAACGTGCTCGAGTACTTCATGCTCTCGATGACGGAACTGTATCTGTACTGCTTTCTTGGCCAGACCCTCAAGAACCAG GGCTTGAAGGTGGGTGACGCACTGTGGAAGTCTCCGTGGCATCTGTGCGGAGCTTCCTACCGACGCCGGCTGCTGATAATCCTGATGAATGCTCAACGACCGGTACGGTTGACTGGTTTGAAGCTGTACGAGCTGAACCTGGAAACGTATTACACG gTTCTCAAGGCTGCCTTCTCGTACTACACCATCATTAAAAAGTTTCGCTAA